The nucleotide sequence GGACGAACTAAGTATTTAAACCCTTGCTGATTTTGTAAGTTTGCCCACTTAAGAAGATATCGACAGTCTGTCAATTTGTCCTGATGGTCGGTTcattttaacagtaaaagatacagattaaagaaaatcaaggaaTTCACTTTAAATCATTTACATACATGCATTTGCACTGAGGGAATGATGTCTTTGAACACTCTTATGGCAAAACCCCTATTAGCAGCACAGAGGTTTCTTAtagttgatgagcaggtttctgcacatatcaTCAGAAATtctggtccactcttctttgcCAAGGCTTTCTAAATCCTTCAGATGTGGTGGTGGTCACTTAGCaactctgctcttcctccaaacagcgggttgagttgatgccaaagagctccaTGTTGGTCTGATCAGACCACAGCACCTTCTCCCAATTACTCTCTAAGTCATTAAGGTGATCATTGGCTAACTTCAGGCAGGCTGCACATGTGCCTTCCTAAGCAGGGGGACTTTCTAGACCATTGCAGCGTCAAGTCTTTCCAATGGTTTTTTTGGTGACTCTtgttccagctgctttgagattATCAGCTAACTCCTGCCGTGTTGTCTCactgttctgatcatggaaaccccaccaggtgagatcttttttggagccccagacctaTAGGTGGATTGATGCTCATGTTCATGTATTTTGTCCCAATTGTACCAACGGTTGTCATttaggggcggccgtggtgcagcagtagggcggttgacccatgattgtaagattgcaggtttgattccctccttgcacgcccatgagtcaaagtgtccttgggcaagacactgaaccccaccttgccactggtgggaggttggcgccagtgtgtgaatgtgtgtgtgcatgggtgaatgggactgtgactgtaacacgctttgggccttgtaggtagaaaagcgctataaaatatacgccatttaccacttTAAGCCCAAGCTTCTTGCTAATGGTTTTGTGGTAATCAAAcagttataataataataataatggattggatttatctgcgcttttcaagacacccaaagcgcttacattatgtccattattcattcactcctcattcatacttggtgatggtaagctacggttgtagccacagctgccctggggcagactgacagaggcgtggctgccatttcgcgcctacggcccctctgaccatcaccgggaccattcatgcacattcacacaccagtggagccacattggaggcaaggagggtgaagtgtcttgcccaaggacacaatgacattttggctggtgggagcggggattgaaccgccaacccttcgatcattggacgacccgctcaaccacctgagccactgtccaTTTTGAAGGTATTCATGCCTGATGGGGCAGGAATAAATTGCCTTAGGCAGAACTTATCGAATCTGTTCATATAATAAAGTCCTCAACCCACACTCCacaccaggtggtggcggtaaagCCCCATTCTGTTGTTTCCCAACACCATAAAACTacccaagaagaagaagaaatactcATTTCCCTCAATGAAATTTAGATAAATCTATACAAATtccttaaaactgttttattgatttttttattatgattttgtATCTCGCTCTTCAAATAAACCTACCACAGGACGTCAGACTGTCAATTTCTAATTAAGACGGCGAACCTACAAAATCAGCTAGGGGTCAAACCCGTAGTTCCTCCTGTATTTCTCTAAAGCAAAGCAAAGTTTTATGCCTAAAACTGGCTTCTAGCCCAGAACTACAGACAACAGATGTTCCTCAGACTGACTAAGGCCAGCTGCAGCATCAGTGAGCACACccagtttgttttcatttccattttatttcaaatggtTCATctagttttgtgtgttttagcaTCATCCAGTTTTAATCAGACCTACAGATTAGGATGAATGAAAACTGCATGGATACAGAATCCTTCAGGCTGCAGAGGAAGCTGTAAAATGTTCTGCCCTCTTTCATGCTGTCTCCCTTTTCTGACATCCAGCTGGAAGCTGAGCAGATGATGGAGCAGCTCATCTACTGGGTCCAGGTGGACCCTTCAGGTCTGGGCCGCCCCCGCCTTCCAGGAGATGTTGCCACCAACAGCATGGCAGTTCCCATGATGCTGCTGTGTCTGGTTCGACAGCTAACTGAAGGCCGGGACCATGAGGCGGCCCAGAAGTACCGGGAGCTTGGTAGCTGGTGTGTCGCTCAGATTCTCCAACATGTCCAGGTGAGTGGATGAGGGATTGAAGGTTTTGTAATCTGTGGGCAGATGAGGTTCAGTAAACCCAAACATGTTAGCTGAACCTGCTCAAAAAGCAAGAATAGGACGCGGCAGAGACAGTCCACTCTGACCACTGATGACGATGGTTATCAGAGCAGCAACTGTCTTGAAGCTGGTGGTTTACGAAAAAGCCGAAGATTTTTTCACATCTGCAGCGGGAAAAAGCGTGGAGAGATCTTCTTTATGTAAAAGTCAAAGTTTCAGTAATAGTTAGCCTATTTTGTTTCCAACAGCCGCATAGTTGCCATGGTAATATTTAACATCAGATGTGTTctgcttttgtattttattcaaacAATAAAGTGAGGTTTATTCTTTTATCTCTATGGGGAATTCCTTGCAAAGTATATACATTAAGTGAAAGTGTTAAATATCAGCCTCTAAAATACattcaagaaaaataaaggttCCCATTAGCCCTCCATCTAAACTCATTTTCATCTGTTTTGGTTGCCGTAAAGTTTCTGAAAACTATAGCCTATTTAAATGTATCCGTCAATAACATGTAGCTACACATCATTTTAGCATTATATCTGTAGCTCTGTTCAccattatttagttttattgcCAACAATTTTAGGTTCCAACAAGTTCCAGAGAATTTCCTCTTTGAAGTTTTCTTTGCTGATGGTTCAGTCCAGGTGCAATAATTCCACAGTAAGTCATGTTGTACTGTAAACTGTTGTCGGTCAACGTCCCCTTTTTTCCTGCAGAGAGCAGGAACCGCCATCTTAGAGAACGTGTCAGAGAGCGGAGCTGAGCTGCCGGGCAGCGCAGGCCGTCTGCAGAATCCGGGTACGGGACCCAGCTGTGTGACACATCTGACCAAAGCTTTTGGTCATTTCAACATCTTTTGCCTCCTCCCCCCTGATCTAGGCCACGCTCTGGAGGCGGGCTGGTTTTTGCTGCAGTTCAGTGCAGAGACCGGTGACAAAGAGATCCAGAAAACTGCTATTGAGAAGTTCATAGAACTCCCACTGGAATACGGCTGGGACAGAGAGCACGGCGGCCTTTTCTACTTTCTGGATGTGGATGGTCACTGCCCCACCCAGGTCAGACACCTTCATCATGTTTTCTGGATCTTTCTGTAAAATGGGACTGATGAAACTGCTGTGTTAGGGCAGCTGGAGTGGAACATGAAGCCGTGGTGGCCCCACTGTGAGGCTCTCATCGCCCTCCTCATGGCCTACAGTCAGACCAAAAGGCCGGAGCTGCTGCAGAGGTTCCTTCAGGTTTACGACTACAGCTTCAGCCACGTGAGTCTCTCTGCCCACGTCTGTCCATGTTCTCAGAGTCTGAGCTGCTAAGTGGGTTAAAATACAAATGAGTTTGTAATTTTAGTGCTTTTACTGATTGGGAATCAGTCATGTTAAAGAATACATGCCCCCTGCTTTCAGCCTAAGGTTTCTTTCATAATCCACCAAAGCCTAACtccccctttaaaaaaatgttattattttaatatttcaattAAATGAACTATATAACTCTCTGTGTGTGCTggttgggtgtgtgtgtttgttggggGTTGTGGGTTTGCACAGTTTCCTGATGAGAAGAACGGCGAGTGGGTTGGTTATCTGAGCCGAGAGGGCAGCACAGTACTGGATTTCAAAGGAGGACCCTTCAaaggtgagctgcagaaaaagggATTGTCAAAGAAATGAATGGAAATTGGAAGGAATGCAAATGAATCTTCAGCAGAGTTTCTGTGCTCACTTCATCTGACTCAGTGGATGAaagcagtttaacccttgttctatcttagatgacccccccccttacattgaggtgttctccctaccatgacaaaggtggataaaggtggaaagatttcatgtaatccatggacaccagtgaagatcacaaataattgaagaaaaaaggttcagagcactgtctagtgggtctagatgacccatctcccaatgttaaagtggctaggatagcacaagggtgacaGAACATAAACCAAAGGAACAGTCAGCCACTTGGGTTGATGGCTGGAACATTGAAGAAAACTGAAGAATGTCAGGTTTGCTAATTTCTGTAGAAC is from Oryzias latipes chromosome 7, ASM223467v1 and encodes:
- the renbp gene encoding N-acylglucosamine 2-epimerase isoform X2, with protein sequence MSATKLQECRQHISAQLDGVVDFWLRHSHDAEYGGFFTCIGRDGKVYDDLKYVWLQGRQVWMYCRLYRTLERFHRPEILEAAKAGAAFLRKFARMSSSSSPWKCAFCLTRDGKAVKVQRSIFSECFYIMAMDELSRVIADQDMQLEAEQMMEQLIYWVQVDPSGLGRPRLPGDVATNSMAVPMMLLCLVRQLTEGRDHEAAQKYRELGSWCVAQILQHVQRAGTAILENVSESGAELPGSAGRLQNPGHALEAGWFLLQFSAETGDKEIQKTAIEKFIELPLEYGWDREHGGLFYFLDVDGHCPTQLEWNMKPWWPHCEALIALLMAYSQTKRPELLQRFLQVYDYSFSHFPDEKNGEWVGYLSREGSTVLDFKGGPFKGFFHVPRCLLMCERLLDDLLQMHDE
- the renbp gene encoding N-acylglucosamine 2-epimerase isoform X1, producing MDYMNLSTFIHLCHDQQLILELLDVMSATKLQECRQHISAQLDGVVDFWLRHSHDAEYGGFFTCIGRDGKVYDDLKYVWLQGRQVWMYCRLYRTLERFHRPEILEAAKAGAAFLRKFARMSSSSSPWKCAFCLTRDGKAVKVQRSIFSECFYIMAMDELSRVIADQDMQLEAEQMMEQLIYWVQVDPSGLGRPRLPGDVATNSMAVPMMLLCLVRQLTEGRDHEAAQKYRELGSWCVAQILQHVQRAGTAILENVSESGAELPGSAGRLQNPGHALEAGWFLLQFSAETGDKEIQKTAIEKFIELPLEYGWDREHGGLFYFLDVDGHCPTQLEWNMKPWWPHCEALIALLMAYSQTKRPELLQRFLQVYDYSFSHFPDEKNGEWVGYLSREGSTVLDFKGGPFKGFFHVPRCLLMCERLLDDLLQMHDE